In Paenibacillus guangzhouensis, a single window of DNA contains:
- the ispD gene encoding 2-C-methyl-D-erythritol 4-phosphate cytidylyltransferase: MNNRVGAVIVAAGKGSRMGTPESKQYLQLEGKPILVYTLLQFEQMTLIDEIVLVVGAQDVERCTAWVKIYGLQKITKIVAGGAERQYSVYQGLLALDADWVFIHDGVRPFVTEERVRACYEAAMRHGAAVLAVPVKDTIKQVNEAGRIEHTPDRRSLWAIQTPQAFRYADVVRAHEEAQQEQFVGTDDSMLVERLGLPVYVVEGEYTNIKITTPDDLVTASFWLQQMREEQQ, translated from the coding sequence CCGCGGGTAAAGGTTCAAGGATGGGAACCCCGGAGAGCAAGCAATATTTGCAGTTGGAAGGGAAGCCGATTCTGGTCTATACCCTATTACAATTCGAACAGATGACCCTGATCGATGAGATCGTACTCGTCGTCGGTGCGCAGGATGTTGAACGTTGTACAGCGTGGGTTAAGATCTATGGTCTTCAGAAAATAACGAAAATCGTCGCAGGTGGAGCGGAGCGCCAATATTCGGTCTATCAAGGGCTGCTCGCTCTGGATGCCGATTGGGTATTCATCCATGATGGTGTCCGTCCATTCGTGACGGAGGAGCGGGTTCGTGCTTGTTATGAAGCAGCGATGCGTCATGGGGCAGCCGTTCTTGCCGTACCGGTGAAGGATACGATCAAACAAGTGAATGAAGCAGGTCGCATCGAACATACACCAGACCGTCGCAGCTTGTGGGCTATCCAGACCCCACAAGCTTTTCGCTATGCCGATGTGGTTCGGGCCCATGAAGAGGCGCAGCAAGAGCAGTTCGTCGGCACCGATGATTCGATGCTGGTAGAAAGGCTCGGATTACCTGTGTATGTGGTTGAAGGGGAATATACGAATATCAAAATTACAACGCCAGATGATCTGGTAACGGCATCGTTCTGGTTACAACAAATGAGGGAGGAACAGCAATGA
- the ispF gene encoding 2-C-methyl-D-erythritol 2,4-cyclodiphosphate synthase, whose product MIRVGQGFDVHQLVEGRPCIIGGITIPYEKGLLGHSDADVLLHAISDAILGALGLGDIGKHFPDTDQQFKDADSVKLLEEIWVMAKEAGYKLGNLDCTIIAQKPKMLPYIPEMQERIAQVLEADVSQINVKATTTEQLGFTGRGEGIAAQSVVCLLQNVL is encoded by the coding sequence ATGATTCGAGTTGGACAAGGCTTTGATGTACATCAATTGGTGGAAGGTAGACCATGTATTATCGGGGGGATTACGATTCCTTATGAGAAAGGGCTGCTTGGGCATTCGGATGCTGACGTATTGCTACATGCGATTAGCGATGCGATCCTTGGTGCACTTGGACTTGGGGATATTGGCAAGCATTTTCCGGATACGGATCAGCAGTTCAAGGATGCTGACAGCGTGAAGCTGCTGGAGGAAATCTGGGTGATGGCCAAGGAAGCAGGGTATAAGCTTGGTAATTTGGATTGCACGATTATCGCTCAGAAGCCGAAGATGCTTCCATACATTCCGGAAATGCAGGAGCGAATTGCTCAAGTACTGGAAGCCGATGTGTCGCAGATCAATGTGAAGGCGACGACGACAGAGCAGCTCGGATTCACAGGCCGCGGCGAAGGAAT